Genomic window (Penaeus vannamei isolate JL-2024 chromosome 7, ASM4276789v1, whole genome shotgun sequence):
TTTTAGAGCAACGTCCAGCGCCGTCTGTTGCCACGAAGCGGCAGCAGCTTCGTCTCATGAATTTATGACGTGTGCAGAGCGTCGTCACCTCTaacgtccctctcccccttcctcccgcagcTTCGATGACAGTAGCAGCTTGAGTTCGGGGGTGAGCGACACCCTCAACGAGATGTCGGCGGAGGATGTCCTCTCCTCGTCCCTGTCCTCGGACCACCCGGCTTACGTCAAGGTAGTGTCacgtctctttgtgtgtgtgtgtgtgtgtgtgcatgtgcgtgtgcgtgtgcgtgtgcggcgtgtgtgtgtagcttgtttgtatgtttgcttgtatTAGTGCGTTTTGTGTCCGAATTTGTTCGTGTATGGACGTGTTTCATGTTAGTCATTAGAGATCCCTATTCTTTTACGTTTGGTATTCGCTCAGCCGAAGTCTAAAAATTCTGTCAGCAAAATGATAAATTTGGTGCGAGTGTGCGCTTATATTATCCGTGACTGCGCCCCAGGAAGGCCATAATTTAAACAAGGCCAGGAAGCCCTTGGGTCATGAATTTCCTGCCATGTGTCAGTGTGATCGTCAACATTGTTTTCTGGTCTTGCGAGGGTTAAAGGAGATGGGGGCATTGtaggagactctctctctctctctctctctctctctctctctctctctctctctctctctctctctctctctctctctctctctctctctctctctctctctctctctctctctctcgttctccctctccctccccctccccatccccctccctcctccctctctcttccctcccttcccccttcctcccccccctctctcctttctctctctctcttctctttctccaatctctctcactctctctctctctctctctctctctctctctctctctctctctctctctctctctctctctctctctctctctctctctctctctctctctctctctctctctctctctctctctctctctttctctctttctctctccatcgttctcgtcctcatcctctcccttcctccctccttctctcttccctctcttctctcttccctctcccacttcccctccctcccttccccctctctctttctctctctctctctctctctctctctctctctctctctctctctctctctctctctctctctctctctctctctctctctctctcactctctctcactctctctctctttctctcactctctctttctctcactctctctctttctctctctctctctctttctctctctctctctttctctctctctctcactcactccctttctctcactctctcactctctcactctctctctctttcactctctttctctctctctctctctctctctctctcgccctctccctctccctctccctctccctctccctccccctcaaggcTGTTTCCCAATTTTTATGTGTGCAGCATAgttcatattgtttttattgaaatTACTTTGGGTCCCAGTGTATAACATTTTCCGGCAATATGCTTCTCTCGAGGCAAAAGCCTTAGATTGCCTCATTTGGAGGAAGCAAAGAGACGGTTATCAGGATGCTAATGTAAAATAACGTCCCTCAATGGCGCTGAAGTGAAAAGAGGATAAGGAACCGCAgagttgtgtgtgtttgaaacaGATGCGGGCGTTTCTGCTAGTACTTTGGTTTTCGGAgacattcgtatgtgtgtgtgtgcaagtgtgtatgtttgtgtgtgtgtttgtgtgtgtgtgttatgcatgtatgtgtgtgtgtgtgtgtgtgtgtgtgcgtatgtgtgtgtgtgtgtgtgtgtgtgcaagtgtgtgtgtttgtgtgtgtgcatgcatgtatgtatgcatatgcgtgtgtatgtgtgtgcgcacgcacatgtatgtgtgtgtgtgcgtgcgtgtgtatgtttgtgtgtgcgtatgtatgtatgtatctatgcatgtgtatatgggtgtgcgtgtgtgcgtgttggcaTGTACATGTGCCTGCCTATgctcatgtgtgcatgtgcgtactttgcagtgtgtgtaatatatacatacatacataatagttacatacacataaatgtatatgtttgtgtatgtgtgtgtgtgtgtgtttgtttgtgtacgcgtgcgtgtgtgtgaatgtacacatTTGTGCATTcgggtttgtatgtgtttgtgcacacgTGTCCTAGAACTGTCCTTGTGGTTGCATGCGTGTAGATGGTAATGGCAGTTGTGACATGTGGGTGTGGCTGACCGCAAGATATATTGAGTTATGGCTGGTTTCCAGAGACtgtttattgatctatctttATGTTCTTGGGTAGCTGCTGTATGTATCAAGGCAGCTTACCAGTAATGCATGTGAGGCCtttcattaattttttaaaagaaatagaaaaagtttAATGAGTTTGTGATTgtctgatgaggataatggtatttAAGTTTTATCAAGATTATTGATTTGCATTGTTTCCATTTTAGATGGCAACATGTAAATTACACCCAATTTCTCAAGTTTGTTGAGACTCTTGTGTTAGGACATCTTGCTGATGAGGGAACCTTGCCCTCACACCTCATTCATCTCCATTTAGAATATATTGATTTTGTGATGTGTAGCTTTATCATCAGTTTGCTCACACTTTTACATACTCCTTGAGCAAGTACATGCAGTTTTCAGTTATACTGTTATTAGATATGTGAATATACTAACAAGCTCTGTGCTTGCATATATGgctacatgcttacatacatatacacatggacGCATAgacagtataaacacacacacacacacacacacacacacacacacacacacacacacacacacacacacacacacacacacacacacacacacacacacacacacacacacacacacatctacgaaGCTAATATAGGCCATGACATCTGATAATGTTCAACACTTTGATAACTCCGTTCCTTCCTCTTCACAGCAGGGTCGTAGCATGAAGGAGGTTGGCCTGAAACTCCCGGTGGGTCTGAGTGGGTCATCGTCCAGGAAGGTAGCCATGGGTGTAGATCCCTCTGGCGTGTATAAAGTAGTATCCAGCCGAGCTCATGTCAAGAAGACAGAGAGCGCCCAACAGACTGATAATAGTGCCTTTAAGTAAGTCATTTGGATCTTAGTCTTGTTTCTAACTTAAGAGTGACAATGACTGATATAGTATTATGCACACATTAACATTATTTAACTTGATTGAACAGCTATtgaatgatatttatttttttatattattattattattattcctaatcATATGATTTTATATCTTCAGACAAATATCAAACACACAGTGGAAAAAATATgtagaaaatgggaaaggaagccTTGAACGTTCAGCCAGAGATTTACAGAGAGGCATTGATCCATCAAGTGGAAGCTCACGTAAAGTAGACCACAAAAAGTCCAACTTGGGTTCTCCACAAACTGGAGTTCCCAGCAGTCCAGGACTAAATGGTAGTTCTGGGGTATCTGGTAGTGCCTCAGGTGGATCTAGGAAGGTGGATAAGAAAGGAACcagtggagaaaagagaagagaaggagagagaagtagcaGAGACAAGTCTGCTGTTGCCATGTCTCCTCAGGTGAATGGGGAATCAAAGAAAATTCAGAATCCCAAGACTGCTCCCAGTAACTTTGGATACAATGGAAAGAGAACCACTAGTACTGGCAGTGTATCAAGCACTGGCAGTGGAAAGGGTAGTAAGTCTGTTAAAGAGGTAGACAGTGCTGGTGGCAGCAGCTCTCGTCATGACAGCTCTAGTCACAGCTTGGAAAGACCAAGAACCAAACTTAAGGTGTCTGGAGGCACACAAACCACCAGCGACCTTCATTATATGTCTACAGGAGTCCATAGTGATAGCGAGTATTCATCAGGTTCTCTTGGCAGAAAGTACCAACTCAAGTCCTATTCTTTAAATGGTCCAGTTGCTGCTCAGCTGTCACAGAGCGTGCGGGAAAGAATCATGCAGTCTCCTTATGGCAAAATTCATGTAGGAGAATATGGACAGTATCCTCCTGCATATTATCGGGAACGAAGTCCTCGCATCAAACCCACAGATGGCTCATTAAGCGATTCTCCATATTCCAATTATGCAGAGATACAGTATAGTGGAAGTCCATATAGTAGCCCCTATTCCTGGGTATCCAGAAGTAATTATGCAGGATCAGTGGCTTCTGCACCAACAAGGTAAAATTACAGAGCTCCTtttctgtatgtgtttctttgtttatgcaGTATTTTGCTCTTACACCACAAGCATcacgttttgtttttatttcaactGTGTGTTCATACATAGCTTAATAGCATTgtaattttattgattttgttctttattttttcttttacatgagCTGCACTAATTATCCACTTATATAAGCTGGTACTGTTCAGCCCTAAATTCTAGGTTCCACATTAAGATTTATCAACATTTCTTAAATAGATTTTTGTAACACAGCATCATACCATGGCTTCATTTAAAAACACAGACCCCTGGGTGGCAGTCTGACAGAGGCAGAGAGCATGGAGAGTATAAGCTCAAGCGCCTCGAGTATAGCTGCACAGATCCAGCACGCTCGAGCCACCAGCCTCACACAAGCCCGCCTCATGATGCACCAACGGGAAATGTCCTCATCACCCTCCCCTAGGCTCGCTCGCTCCAATAGTGTTAGGTAAACACCATTTATATTTGTGAAATATGTTCCCGTGTCTGGATTTAACTATATTTCAAAATTATGCAAGTTGTCTGGATTTATATTGGCTACATGTTTTCGGTATTTAGCCTTTGGCATTTTATCTTTGGAGGTCAGAGATTGGTGAAGGGCACGTTTAGACGGCTGCTATTCCTACTGCCATATTATTGTCCCTGAAATTTGTTACTGTTTGTCTGCTCATTTATGGTgacttgtctttcttcttttgcaCTGCTTAAAAGTTTGATAGTTGTAcaaaatgtgtgtatttttatatcttGGGTATGCATGGATTGATGGGTCTGACTGAGAATATAGGAATAGGTAAATGTAAGAGTGGAAAATACAAATGAAGATGAATGACACACATAAAAATGTATTGGTATCCAGTAACAATGGTCACTTCATCATagtattgtttattctgttcatAATCACGAATGCACTGTTTTTAGAAATGTGGTTTCAATTTCAAATTAATATAGATTTTAATCATAAATCATGATATTTTAAAAGAAAACATGTTGAACATAAAAAGCTtattgataagaaatgataattttACCTTTAAAAAGCAGGGCTATTTTGGTCTGTTTTTATACCCAATGAATTAGGAAACCCAAATTATATAgtgaagaatttaaagaaaggcCTGTAGTATGATTTATAAACCTTGTTTATAAATGATTGTGAAATcagttatttttaaaattattttagttCTCCCCAGCATGAGAACCTTAATTTCATGTTTCCTATGGTTGGATACCAGTATGAGAATATCCAAAATTGGGTTATCAAAATCCTGCTATGGTTTTGAGATTTAGAggaactggattttttttttctaatgtttaaCATTAACTGAATTTTATCCCCATCCACAGCCATCTTATTGAACGGACCTTCCCTAGGTATGGTTATGTAGCACTTATCATTAGCATGACATGATCATACCACAGAATATCATTATCCTGCTCAAATATCGACCAAGTAGGCTTTTGAATGGCATATTACTAGTTGACATTCTCATTGCCTGAAATCTGTAACATTTCATTCGTTTTTACCACCTAATCAACTCAAGTGGTATTCCTGAAAATCAGATCATTGTTTAGTCATGGAAGGAACTACAGTGATTTGAGCATGTATAAGAGAATATACTTATACAATATTATACGGTTGTGTACTCACTTTACACAGCCTTGCATCACTTTTATGTTGATAGCATCATGAGCATGCCAATGCAAATATGATTATTAATGCATCTTTCTGTACTGATGGAACTTTTTAAGAATGAAGCTAGTAATGTTCAGCTTTTATTTactgccatacacaggggttttaTAAGTATTATGCTCTATTCATGTTGGTCTTGGATTGTTGATAagtaagagaaagcaaaaaatacatttttatgaTGATCAGAGCCCAGAGTCTGTAAAATcccctttaaaaaaagtaaaatacttTAGTAAGTGAGTGAGGATGTCTTAAAGTTGCAAGATAGTTATGGTTATAATAAATGATTCTATGTAGTGGAAACTTACATGCATTTTGATTCAGGTGTACCAAAATCAAATCCAAGTTTTTCCAAAATTTTAATTTACATTTCCTCCACCAGATCTACAAAGTCTGAGAAACTGTACAGTAGTAGTATGGGAGGTCGAGATGGCTACCATGCCTCACAGCCTACCAGTCCAACACCACCAGGAGGCACCAGGCTACCTATATCTCCCTTGAACACTGTTCGAGGCTCCCCATATTATTCAACTGTGATCCCTAGAACTTCAAAGGATGATGAATGTaagttcttttattattatagtggATCTTGGATATTTTATAATTAGCTGCAAATTTGATGTCATGTATTCTCACAGCTATATTAGCTCTGATAAAATCATtccatatttcttctctttcaggTCAtggatcttcattatcattggtgtcctcctcatcatcactgtaCAGCTCACAGGAGGAAAAGCAAGCTGCAGAGATTAGGAAGCTGAGGAAAGAATTGGCTGAAGCACAAGAGAAAGTTGGAACTCTGAGTAACCAACTTAGTACTAATGTAAGCTCCATTTAGTGAAATTTTAGTTGCTTACATGTAGAGGTATTTTGTAGAATCACATGCGAATTgaacatttttattttaaattttaaccttttttctgtaattccttgtttttttggttttttggtttttgttcagAAATCAGTCTTTTTGCTTGGGAAGAGCTATATCCAATTTAAAGTATTAAAAAGCAACCAGCCAAGCAAATACTAAAAGATTTCTCTTTCCAGAACTCAGTTTTCAACCTGAAGAATACGGTAAATATCAGTAGAGTTTGTAAATGGTTGCAtctaaaacagataaacaagaatTAAAAAGAGTTTATCCCATAGGGAATGCTTTGGCTGGTTGTTGAATATCAGTAATTTCAAGTATtacaatagatatgtatatgtatatatatattttttcttttatccacaGGCCCATGTAGTTGCTGCCTTTGAGCAATCTCTCACCAACATGACAAACAGATTGCAACAGCTTACAGCAACATCAGAGCAAAaggtaatgaaatgaaaaataaataaataaaatgtgtttTATGCAATCAGTCCCACAAGTGTCATGGAACAAAAATCTGATTAATGTGCAATTAAGCTATTTTACAAATACTACTCTCTTGGTATCATTTAATGAAATAGAAATGGTGGTAAAATTTCTTTTTGTGGAATTATTTAGCTGTGCATACTTTTCAGTATGAACACACCCACtagcacatacttacacataaacatatatagatatatttacacatacacacatgcaaatgcacacaaacacccacatatacatactggtatgtatacatacacgattTTGCTTATCTTTGATATATTGCTTGAATCTTGATCACTAATTAGAGTTTATGTAGAGGGTGTATTGGACTCTTGGATAATAACATTCTACAAATAATCCCTATGTTTTTTTCAGGATTCGGAGGTCATGGAGTTGCGTAAAACCATTGAGGCCCTGCGTCAACAAAGTGTAGACGCTGGTCTTACCGTAGCCTGTCTCCAAAGTACGTCCCCcggccaccaccagcaccaccaccaccaccaccactcccccccttcccctgccaggcACCAACACACCCATCTCTCTCCCAACATTGCCTCGTGTTCTGTGCTCAATGTCACCTCAGGCAGTCGTTCCAGTTCACCAGAAAAATCAGGGCATGACCTTGCGCGCAGGCACACCTTCACGGGGAATTGTAAAGACCTTGTAGTGTGTGAATTCACTGAAGCTGGTGAGACTTCTTCACCTTTTGACAAGCAAGCAGgcttttcttctctacttcaaGGCTCATGCCAGTCTTTTGGCTAAGCTGACTTGTAATGGCAGACCAGACTTGTGGGAGTCTATAGTTTACCAGTAAAGACAGAGTATGCATACTAGGTGAACCAAATGCCAGTCAGGTGTTTGATTGGGCTTAGGTAACATGGGTTTAGACTACAATTCCCTCCCTGCCACccgcctaccccaccccctcctccttgccccaaCTCTATTAACCAAGACTGTTAATTCCATTTTTAAATGTTTCCCTTTTGATCTACGTGTATTAATGTGTCCCAACCCCTTTATTTATTATCAGTGTTTGCACTTGTTTAGTTCAGATTTTTTAAATGTTGTTTCCAATGATTTGTtttaaataatgacaattaagacaaagatttttaaaagaaattatttaaTGCTAACAAACTTTAACTCCACCAATTCTACATTTCTTATGCATGAGTGATTTCTGACTTTGTCTTCTCTGTCCAAGCTTGCTGCCtgttggttttattttgttttgtggatATTCTTTGCCAGAGTTTCATGTTTCTGTGGATTATGAACTTTTGCACATTTTAAACATTTTGAGCACAAGATAACCTTCTGGAGTATAAAAAATGGATGaatgttttttttgtcttatctatGCAACCATGTTAAAgtaaatattgttgattattttaAATCTTAAACTTTCGAACCATATTCATCTTTAGACTGACATACTTCTCAAATTATGAGATTTACCTAAATTAGAACAGTCTGGAAACTGATTACTTTACTATTTGATGTGTTACTAAATCCTTTATAATATGCATTGATTTAGTTTAGTATATTATTGACTaatcatattatttatttgtggAGAAATAAATAACACTTTTTATGTAgtgtatgtaattattttttttcataattttctaatTGATGAATATTGATTAGTCAtcagtgttatttatttatttgttaatgttattctttctttAACATTCATCTATTTTAGAAATCCCTTTTCCTTGGTGTATTTGTACAGCTCTTATAGTTAAGCCCATGATTTATCTTCCTTAActaattacgattattatttgtGAACAGGTGGTAAACTAGTACGAGGAACATCAGTGGAGTCTGTGTCAAGTCTGTCCTCTGCATGCTCAGCTGCATCACACACATCCATGCAAGATAAAAGTGATGGATCAAAGTCTGGAAAGAAGAAAGGTTGGGTAAGTATTGCTGAGAGATGTTGCTtagtatatattagaaaaaagtatccttgatagaaaaaaaattaagaaatgaagATGCTAATGATCTGCTTTTATTTTCTGTAGCTACGAAGCTCATTTAGCAAAGCCTTCTCCCGAGGGCACAAGAAGAGCAAACATGGCGTTGGTGGAGGGTCAGTCTCTGATGTGGAAGGCTGGGAACGAGGAGAATGTTctgctccttcatctcctctcctccagcGAGCAAATGGTGGAACAAGTGACCCAGAGTGTCAGTCCACAACTGGGTAAGGATGATATCCTTGGATATAAATTGTTGACTCATTTGTTTCTGTAGGATTTTAAGTACACTGGAAATGCACCAAAAATAAGTTATTGATTGTCATGATTTTACAAAGAATTTTTTCTCATTCTAGAACCTTTGGTAAcaacaaggaagaggaagtggagtcaCTGAAGATTCAGTTGCGAGAAAAAGACATGGCTCTTACCGACATTCGACTTGAAGCCTTATCTTCAGCTCACCAGCTGGAATCCCTCAAGGAAACCATAAGCAAAATGCGCTCTGAAATGGTGTCGCTAAAGCAAGACAATGATAGACTGGCGAGGATGGTATCCTCAAAGTCCTTGAACTCCTCACAGAGTTCGCTTCCTGTGTCAGATTCAATAGAACAAAGATTAAGTCTTGGTGGTGATGAAATGACAATGCCAGACTCAACAGATGTGATTTTAATTGACCCTAGTGATAAGGATGGAAAACGAGTCAGTATTACTGTCTTCATGGGATGCCATGgagattatgataaatatatgaatccAGCTGATGGTGTGTCATTTAGTGAGTGTATTATTGGAGCTATATCTGTAAGTGGGAAAACCAAGTGGGATATGTTAGACAATCTTGTGAAACGCATTTTTAAGGAATACATCCTGAGAGTCGACCCCGTCTCCAACCTGGGACTTAGTGCTGAGTCTATTTTCTCATACCACATTGGAGAGATTGCCAGGGGACGTGATGCAGACTCACCGGAGTTACTCCCTTGTGGATATTTAGTGGGAGAAGTGACAAACATCAAGATTACTCTCAAAGGAGCCACTTTGAATCATGTGGATGCTCTTGCATTTGAAACTTTGATTCCAAAGTCCATTGTCCAAAGATACATGTCTCTCTTGACTGAACACCGGAGGATTATTTTGTGTGGTCCTTCAGGCACAGGAAAGACATACTTGGCCCAGAAGTTAGCAGAATATCTAGTAACTCGAATGGGAAAAGACCCATCACCTGGTTATATTGCAACCTTCAAGTAAGTAAAAATTCTTAGGACTTGACAGCTAGCAGACATGTATGCaacagtagtagaagaaaaaaattaaattagatATAGGTATATTACAAGATGTTTTTGGTATTTCTTTTCTAATATAACATTCTTTTAACAGTGTTGACCACAAGACAGGAAAAGACCTTGGAGCCTACCTCTCTCACATAAGTGAACAATGTGAGAGTAATACTTCAGATCTGCCTTTGGTCATCATTTTAGATAACTTGCACCATGCAGGAGCCTTAACTGATGTATTCAATGGGTTCCTTAGTGCAAAGTACAGCCATTGTCCTTATATTATTGGAACAATGAACCAAACTACATCATGTTCAACAACTAACTTACAGTTGCACCATAACTTTAGGTATGTGCTAAAAATTTTCAGTCCGTGCAATAATATCAAAGTTCTGTAATGTATAAGGTATGTtgattatctttctttgtttttagtaTGAACAAGTCTTATAACTTCCTTCAAATAATTACAGATGGGTTTTGATGGCCAATCACATGGAGCCTGTCAAAGGCTTAGTGGGAAGAGTAGCTCGAAGGAGATTGACACAGGTTGAAGTGGAAGCTGGTTCAAGATTACCCCGGCTTCAGCAAGTGCTGGATTGGCTCCCAAGATGCTGGAGTCACATCAACAAATTCTTGGAGACTCATTCATCTTCAGATGTTACTATTGGTAAGACATTTCTTACATTTGCTTTTACTTTGGCATCATatatttttcaaatgttttttcctttcctcatatAGAATCTGTACcaatattagttttatttatttcattttattacttaCTTTAATGACATGAGCAAGAATTATAATTCAACTTTATTTTTAGGTCCTCGCTTGTTTTTGTCTTGTCCTGGAAGTCTGGAGGATTCCCAGGTGTGGTTTACTGACCTGTGGAACTATTCCCTTGTGCCCTACCTTGTTGAAGCTGTGAGGGAAGGACTCCAGTTGTATGGAAAGAGAGCAACCTGGGAGGTAAGATATTATGGATTTTAAGGATTGATGTTAAAATGCTTTATTTGATGAATGTATTACAGGCTCCTGGTGTAACTAGTACCAACAAatgcctttttcccttttcaagGATCCTAGTACCTGGATTACCGAAACTTACCCGTGGCCACCAAGCAATCATGCAGGCCCACAGGCTCTTTTGTCTTTGCGCCCTGAGGATGTAGGGTATGATGCCCTGGCTCCCACAGTGGCTCCTGCAGCACAGGATAAGTTCAAGAGTGATAACCAAGGAGAGAATGATCCATTGGTAAGTTGCTTTGATTTAGTACTGAGTTGTCAGTATGAGATACTTTACTACAGATTTTTTTCTCAACTTCACTTTACAATGacaacaacattattatcattattttttttttcagttgagTATGCTGATGAGACTACAAGAAGCTGCCAACTACTCTAGTCCTCAGCAGGACTCTGATACTCCTTCACTAGAGAACATTGAAAACACACTGGAGTCCACCATCTAAACAGATGGTATTGCCTTAATTAAAGAAATAGTGTTAACTGGAACTTTCTTAAATGTCACACTTTCAAGATACATTTGATTATGAAtaggatgtaatatatatatattagtattgtgATAAAGTTGATAGGGCATTGACGGAGATGACACATTATATATGATTGCCTCAGAACTTTAAAAAGTCACGGGTAATGTTTGGGATCTAGTCACATCTGGTAGCTTTCTATCAGGAATGAGGAAGTAAAGGAGGCCCATTTTCTGACTGACCAAGACAAGACATAATTCTCAAAATAATAGGATTTTTTTCCCATATATTTGACAGACAGTGTTTGTAACAGACAAACCCAAGCCAGAGTTGAAATATACAACTAGTTTCATGATTCTGTAAATTTTGTCATTTATAGAAAGGTGTTTATGATCTCTCAtaataatgctatatatatagcATCCTTGAGCTGTATCTTGTCAATTAAAAACTTAGTTTAAAGTAGCCTGCATTTGGTACTAGTGTCCACTCAGTTTGAGTATAGAGCATGGCATGGTTCCTACTCTGTACATTGTTGACATCTGTGTGATGCGACAAATCATTTTGACCTCATGTGAGTGTCAACATGATTCATTGTCTGTCATCATTCATATTCTTGTATGAATCATAAGGTAGCTCAAactatgttttaatatatatacacacatatatattatatatatataacacatatatacactcttaTATACAAGAACATACCcatttatgtatacacgcacacacttacatattgcTCTATGTTTGTGCTGATGTTTATATAGTCTGTCCAGTTGgacattttattttataattgctAATATTTCAGagctatatatgaatttattatgCACAAATATATTTGTGGAGGAATAGAACTTCCATGGTATGGTTCTTCCAAAGTGTCTAAATAATAGTGTAAATAATTCTGGGTCTGAAAAAGTGGCTGGAAGCTTTAATGTGGTGTATTATGATGTGTTGTTTGTGGTACCATCATGTCTTTAACTGTGCTTATTAATGCTGTAAAGCTAATATGCAGCAAATCTATATTGTTTAGCCTTCAGAGGTACAGCAGTGGCTGTCTGAGGCCATATTTtctgtatataatgtattttgtaCACTTTAATTTTAAACCAAAGCCAAGCATACCAGTGTCCTTAGCTTTTGTGCCTGTGGGCTAAGACAGCAGTAGT
Coding sequences:
- the LOC113812565 gene encoding protein sickie isoform X3, which codes for MAPMFCTKLFNWKPKGKKDGGPRPHLDTVFPEPQDEGEACPYWTHVACNPPPPPPSRPHTPTHARTQPTPPPLPPHHPGSPVHHQPQPRSPATHRRAHARNHLPYGYSSTYNSPYQSPHQSPGPNSPVNHSPHHFTPIHHSPAHCSPAHCSPVHPNQGYNSPVHVNQGYNSPVHVNQGYNSPVHVNQGYNSPIRQSPIHTNQGCNSPAHQSPVHHSSGYNSPVHVNQGYNSPIHPTPVHPSPVYPSQNYNNTMHHRGYILESNYCQPLPPPPPQRPPPPIPGTEGSQLKTVASASSSRSTSPANGSASFIPQPRSHSGRASLNEKHSKTGGTSNLVKSNLRGPATQTAHNASGNHALASPYHATSAPPAKQKDSMLDKFKLFNHKEKEARNKTTSKSSSGVSKRTSSSSGFSSARSERSDSSTSLCSDAKPPPLPPHQSLPVSTSSSSSDQTSHAEAQQGGAPPASTKPQGLRGIRSKFSKSAGKEGKESPKASRKDKEREEREGSRGSPRGGHKTHRDPRGESRDRSAKKGDKLTLELDGGSRPQRPQCPLPANAEKDSRPPAPGPRPETAGHAASESDQPPALPPKEKDHKEHSHSSHQDQAPAMQQQTVVTTPGSPLPPGTPGTGIPKPTAHVKGQTKVVPPERSAPPTPTASPNVNTSHQAKDYNKMVRPAGTPSTPKIGGSSAPRTAGTPSGGEANAAQECRDPKGSLPRQKQLGRREDSATGISVAMVSPMPNPREKDMVTPSESGSNISESSQSNSGHSNSTSSGNSSVIYKPTSSEDDSVSDLKTHMRKVEEKAEGEEGDEVILNIKPMQPLVRASQYGYMRGLGLHQTRTVPPSLHVSRLAALQDNANTVPQKGMRIGPHLKRPPGPNQVIDTDYSDLESVDLANGYMSDGDVLRNVGYKSGNSSDLDGYLSEGGASLYAHRLNQRFKEGMRQVHESMNKVQHFIHDDSNGTENDMEVSSLSPSTTSSEPRHFDEDDYLDRDLSEDKKEGEEEEEDDIFSDECKPRPPPREESGTRRRFDDSSSLSSGVSDTLNEMSAEDVLSSSLSSDHPAYVKGRSMKEVGLKLPVGLSGSSSRKVAMGVDPSGVYKVVSSRAHVKKTESAQQTDNSAFKQISNTQWKKYVENGKGSLERSARDLQRGIDPSSGSSRKVDHKKSNLGSPQTGVPSSPGLNGSSGVSGSASGGSRKVDKKGTSGEKRREGERSSRDKSAVAMSPQVNGESKKIQNPKTAPSNFGYNGKRTTSTGSVSSTGSGKGSKSVKEVDSAGGSSSRHDSSSHSLERPRTKLKVSGGTQTTSDLHYMSTGVHSDSEYSSGSLGRKYQLKSYSLNGPVAAQLSQSVRERIMQSPYGKIHVGEYGQYPPAYYRERSPRIKPTDGSLSDSPYSNYAEIQYSGSPYSSPYSWVSRSNYAGSVASAPTRPLGGSLTEAESMESISSSASSIAAQIQHARATSLTQARLMMHQREMSSSPSPRLARSNSVSHLIERTFPRSTKSEKLYSSSMGGRDGYHASQPTSPTPPGGTRLPISPLNTVRGSPYYSTVIPRTSKDDECHGSSLSLVSSSSSLYSSQEEKQAAEIRKLRKELAEAQEKVGTLSNQLSTNNSVFNLKNTAHVVAAFEQSLTNMTNRLQQLTATSEQKDSEVMELRKTIEALRQQSVDAGLTVACLQSTSPGHHQHHHHHHHSPPSPARHQHTHLSPNIASCSVLNVTSGSRSSSPEKSGHDLARRHTFTGNCKDLVVCEFTEAGGKLVRGTSVESVSSLSSACSAASHTSMQDKSDGSKSGKKKGWLRSSFSKAFSRGHKKSKHGVGGGSVSDVEGWERGECSAPSSPLLQRANGGTSDPECQSTTGTFGNNKEEEVESLKIQLREKDMALTDIRLEALSSAHQLESLKETISKMRSEMVSLKQDNDRLARMVSSKSLNSSQSSLPVSDSIEQRLSLGGDEMTMPDSTDVILIDPSDKDGKRVSITVFMGCHGDYDKYMNPADGVSFSECIIGAISVSGKTKWDMLDNLVKRIFKEYILRVDPVSNLGLSAESIFSYHIGEIARGRDADSPELLPCGYLVGEVTNIKITLKGATLNHVDALAFETLIPKSIVQRYMSLLTEHRRIILCGPSGTGKTYLAQKLAEYLVTRMGKDPSPGYIATFNVDHKTGKDLGAYLSHISEQCESNTSDLPLVIILDNLHHAGALTDVFNGFLSAKYSHCPYIIGTMNQTTSCSTTNLQLHHNFRWVLMANHMEPVKGLVGRVARRRLTQVEVEAGSRLPRLQQVLDWLPRCWSHINKFLETHSSSDVTIGPRLFLSCPGSLEDSQVWFTDLWNYSLVPYLVEAVREGLQLYGKRATWEDPSTWITETYPWPPSNHAGPQALLSLRPEDVGYDALAPTVAPAAQDKFKSDNQGENDPLLSMLMRLQEAANYSSPQQDSDTPSLENIENTLESTI